GGTAACTTACAAACTGCAATCTCCCAACAGTCCCACTAGCTGTTCCCGACCGATAGCCCCTTCTCGTAATATTCTAAAAGGACATTTCCGCACGTCTAAAATTGTCGAGGCAAGGCTATTGCCAGAAGATGCCCCTTCGGAATTACTGGCAGACAATTTATCTACTAACAGTAGCTCTGGAAATATTTGTCGCACTTCCTTAAAACTCGTTGCCGATGGGCGTGAACTAATGTTTGCACTAGTCGAAGTAATGGCCCCGCCCAAACCTTTGGCCAATTCCCTAGCCACGGGACTACTAGACAGCCTTACGGCAAGGGAAAAATCAGAGCCGAAGATTAGCGGCGAAAAAATCTCCCGTGCACGCGAATTGGCCGTAAAAACGATCGTAAGCGGACCAGGCCAAAAGCGCTCCTGCAAGGATTTGCGACCTTGAGCACAGTGCAAATCCTCCGCCTCGACCCATTCATCTACCCTACATGCCATATCGATAATGAGCGGGATCCCTTTCTCCGTAGGCCGCTCTTTTAGCTCGATTAAGCGCTCCACGGCTAAAGTGTCAAAGGGATTCGCTCCTAAGGCGATTAGCGTCTCGGTGGGATAGGCCACCACTTCGCCGCGCTGCAAGCGTTCTACAAAAGTTTCAACAAAAACGCCTTTCAACATTTATTATGGCAATAGATTTTTGTCCGCATTCAGAACCTCCTCCGCCAAACGCGCCTTATGGGCAATGAGTTTTTGGCGCAAGGACGAATCGCTAAGCGCAAGGATCCGAAGACTCAACAATGCTGCATTAACTGCGCCAGCTTTGCCAATTGCCAGTGTTCCCACAGGTGTCCCTTTCGGCATCTGCACAGTCGAAAGAAGCGCATCCATGCCATTGAGCGGGCCACCATCGCAGGGCACGCCAAGAACCGGCAGAATGCTGTTTGCAGCGGCCACTCCCGCCAAATGAGCTGCCAATCCAGCAGCGGCAATGATAACTTTAATCCCTCGCGCCTCAGCCTCTCTAATCCAACTTATAGCCTGATCTGGCGTGCGGTGCGCCGAAAGAATGCGCCACTCACTTCCTATGCCAAACTCTGAAAGAGTGTCCCTAGCAGCCTGCATTAGCGCCTTGTCGCTCTCGCTCCCCATCACTATGCTTACAGCGGCCTTTTCAGAACAGCTACAAGAACAACTCACCCCACTGTTAACATTCATAAACGACAATCTCCTTGCTAGGATAACTACTTCGCCGCACTAGGTTTTTCCAATATCTCTGCGAAAATGCATCCCCTCGAACTTAACCCTATTCATTCCATTATATACTCTCTGCAAGGCCTGATCTAAATCACTGCCTAAAGCCGAAACGCATAAAACGCGACCTCCATTAGTAACTAAATTTCCCTTTTCATCAGTTCTCGTTCCCGCCTGAAACAACACCGTCTCGGCATCCTGATAGCTATCGAAAATTCCGGAAATTTCCCTTCCTGTGATCGGATTGTCTGGATATCCCTCCGAAGACGCTACCACACAAGCTGCAACCTTTTTGCTCCAACGCAGATCAACCGAAGACAACTTGCCATTAACAGCAGCATCTATGGCAACGAGCAAATCGGATTGCAAGCGCAGTAGTAACACTTGAGTCTCTGGGTCTCCTAAGCGGCAGTTAAATTCAAGGACATGTGCAACTCCGGACTTATCGACCATAACCCCAGCATATAAAAACCCGGTGTAGTGAATCCCCCTACTCCACAATTCTCGTAAAACTGGAACAAAAATCTCTCCAGTAAGTTTTTCCACAGAATCATCCGGCAACACGGCTGTGGGCGAGATAGCACCCATCCCTCCAGTGTTAGGACCCCTGTCGCCGTCCAGCAAACGCTTGTGGTCGCGACTTACAGCTAAAGGCAATACCGTGTCCCCATCGACAATGGCCATCAGCGAGGCTTCCTGACCAATGAGCTTTTCCTCAAGCACAACCTTCTTTCCACCCTCGCCCATGCGCCCTGCAACCATTAGCAAATCCAACATGTCGAGTGCTTCCTGCTTGCTCTCAGCTACAAGCACCCCCTTACCCGAAGCCAAGCCATCGGCCTTAACGACAATTGGAGCTCCATGTCTTTCAACGTGATCTTTTGCAGCCGCAATATCGCTAAACACGTATCCCCGAGGAGTTCTGACACCAGCCTTCATCATAATCTCCTTGGCGAAATACTTCGAAGACTCCAATCGCGCAGCTTCCCTAGTTGGCCCGAACACTTTTAGCCCATGCTCTGAAAAGATATTAACGATTCCATCAGCTAACGGAGCCTCTGGGCCCACTACGGTTAGGTCAATCTTCCTGTCCACCGCCCAAAGAGCTAGGGCCCCGTAACTACAAGGCGATTCGAGCGGAACGGCTTTAGCAAGCTGGTTTATTCCGGGATTCCCTGGCCAACAAAACAACTCCTTTATTAAAGGACTGCTCTTTAGTTTCCAAACAATGGCGTGTTCTCTTCCGCCACTACCCACTACCAAAACTTTCATACTCTAATCCCTATTAACTAATGCCTAAAATGCCTAACGCCAGTAAACAACATGCACATTTTCCGCTCATTTGCGGACTCGATGACGCACGAATCATTTTGCGAGCCTCCTGGTTGAATCAGAGCTCCAATTCCAGCATCGTTCAAAACCTCTAGCACATCAGTAAACGGCAAAAACGCATCTGACGCTGCCACGCTCTTCGACACATCGTGTCCATGAATTTTTGCTCGCTCAAGAGCTAGCCGCGCTGAATCCACTCTACTCATCTGTCCAGCGCCAACGCCAATGGCGCTAAGTCCCTTCGCTACTACAATGGCGTTCGATGTAACGTGCTTACAGACGATCCACGCAAAATCCAAATCGTCTAACATGCTGACCTCCGGCTTCCTCTCCGTAACGACCGTCGCACTGCTAACCCCCTCGCTACTCCTATCCGCAGAATATAGCAAATAGCTATCCGCTAGACAGCGCATGCGCCACTGCGGGCGATCGCTAGAGAGCTTCCACCTAGCGAAATCGCATTTTAATACTCTCACATTTTTTTTCTTAGCAAACACAGCACGTGCTTCGTCGGTTAGATCGCTTAACACAAGCACCTCGACGAACCCCTCGAGAATTGTCCTGGCAAAATTGCCATCCACAACGCCACTAACAGCAATGATGCCGCCAAAACTACTCACCGGGTCGCATTTTCTAGCCTCTATAAACGCATCCACCGCATTACCCCTCACAGCAACTCCACATGGGTTTGAGTGTTTTATGATTACGGATACATGTTGCTCGGCAAATCGACTCTCCACCGCTACAAAGAGGTCAATGGCCGCCTGTGCATCGAGCAAATTATTGTATGACAACTCTTTGCCTTGAAGCTGTTGCCAAAGAGGGACAACAGTCGCATTTACCCCTCGAAAAGGCCTATACACTGCCGCTTGTTGATGAGGATTTTCGCCGTAACGCAGATCTGCTTCCTTTTCCAAAATGCAAGACTCAATTGGCGCTAGCAGAATGCGATTGCCCTCGTCGTCCAATAGACGTTCTTTTAAGGAAAAGTAACGCGCCACCTCAGCATCGTACTCGGCAGTCATGGCAAAGACCTTCTTTGCCAAGTTCCGCCTAGTATCCAATGATACTACCCGACTAGCTTTAATCTCCTCGATAATCATCTCATAATCATTCGGATCGCATACAGCAGCGACGAAATGAGAGTTTTTTGCCGCAGCCCTCAGAAGTGTCGGCCCACCAATATCTATATCTTCTATGAGAGAAGTGTGATTTTTCTCGCCACCTTGCTCTGTCTCGCGCACGCGCTCTAAAAATGGATATAAGTTGACAACGACTAGATCGACTGGCGGAACGCCCATGTTTTTAAGAACTTCCATATCACCTGCCACATCTCGGCGCGCGAGAATTCCGGCGTGGATTCTTGGATGAAGTGTCTTAACTCGTCCCCCTAAAATTTCTTCCTGCCCCGTAAACTCCTCAATTAGTTGAATTTCTAATCCCGCATCCCGCAAATACTTTGCAGTTCCTCCGCTAGACAAAATGATGTAATCATTTTCGATTAGAAATTTAACAAATGGACCAAGGCCCTTCTTATCGTAAACGCTAACAATTGCAGACTTGTTCATGCCCCCTCACATTGGCAGTTGCACTCGCGCCAAAAACAAAAAGCATATTTGTTTTTAGCAGTATAGAAATGTGAGTGGATAATACATTATCAGCGCGTTTTTCTCAATAAGGACATTCGAGCCATTTTAAGGAATAGCCGTCCTCTTGAGCCAGCCGAACCTAAAAATTAAGGCGCTCAAAGGCCAGTTTTCGGCGAATTTCTACTTCTTGATCGTCGCTTACTTTTTTCTGCAAAAAACCAAGTTTATTTACCAGTTCGCGGCGATTATCCATAAGAACCTTTTGCTGAACCGACCTCGAACTATTGGCGAGTGAACCAAAAACGTTAATATGTCCAAAGTGCCTATTCAAGCGCGATTTCTGCCTTTTTAAGTCGTCTGCTAGCAAAGCATTTTCCGAAAGATCGAACTTAGCTAGTTCCATCGCGCCATCAATTGCAAGCTCAACAGCTTGAATTAGCGCAATGCGTCGACTTGCTAACTCTTGCTCTATCATCGACATCTGAGCTGCGTATTCATCTTTGCTCGGGTTATCCTTCCATAAACTCTCCA
The sequence above is drawn from the Deltaproteobacteria bacterium genome and encodes:
- the purE gene encoding 5-(carboxyamino)imidazole ribonucleotide mutase, encoding MNVNSGVSCSCSCSEKAAVSIVMGSESDKALMQAARDTLSEFGIGSEWRILSAHRTPDQAISWIREAEARGIKVIIAAAGLAAHLAGVAAANSILPVLGVPCDGGPLNGMDALLSTVQMPKGTPVGTLAIGKAGAVNAALLSLRILALSDSSLRQKLIAHKARLAEEVLNADKNLLP
- the purH gene encoding bifunctional phosphoribosylaminoimidazolecarboxamide formyltransferase/IMP cyclohydrolase codes for the protein MNKSAIVSVYDKKGLGPFVKFLIENDYIILSSGGTAKYLRDAGLEIQLIEEFTGQEEILGGRVKTLHPRIHAGILARRDVAGDMEVLKNMGVPPVDLVVVNLYPFLERVRETEQGGEKNHTSLIEDIDIGGPTLLRAAAKNSHFVAAVCDPNDYEMIIEEIKASRVVSLDTRRNLAKKVFAMTAEYDAEVARYFSLKERLLDDEGNRILLAPIESCILEKEADLRYGENPHQQAAVYRPFRGVNATVVPLWQQLQGKELSYNNLLDAQAAIDLFVAVESRFAEQHVSVIIKHSNPCGVAVRGNAVDAFIEARKCDPVSSFGGIIAVSGVVDGNFARTILEGFVEVLVLSDLTDEARAVFAKKKNVRVLKCDFARWKLSSDRPQWRMRCLADSYLLYSADRSSEGVSSATVVTERKPEVSMLDDLDFAWIVCKHVTSNAIVVAKGLSAIGVGAGQMSRVDSARLALERAKIHGHDVSKSVAASDAFLPFTDVLEVLNDAGIGALIQPGGSQNDSCVIESANERKMCMLFTGVRHFRH
- a CDS encoding L-threonylcarbamoyladenylate synthase; this encodes MLKGVFVETFVERLQRGEVVAYPTETLIALGANPFDTLAVERLIELKERPTEKGIPLIIDMACRVDEWVEAEDLHCAQGRKSLQERFWPGPLTIVFTANSRAREIFSPLIFGSDFSLAVRLSSSPVARELAKGLGGAITSTSANISSRPSATSFKEVRQIFPELLLVDKLSASNSEGASSGNSLASTILDVRKCPFRILREGAIGREQLVGLLGDCSL
- the purD gene encoding phosphoribosylamine--glycine ligase, translated to MKVLVVGSGGREHAIVWKLKSSPLIKELFCWPGNPGINQLAKAVPLESPCSYGALALWAVDRKIDLTVVGPEAPLADGIVNIFSEHGLKVFGPTREAARLESSKYFAKEIMMKAGVRTPRGYVFSDIAAAKDHVERHGAPIVVKADGLASGKGVLVAESKQEALDMLDLLMVAGRMGEGGKKVVLEEKLIGQEASLMAIVDGDTVLPLAVSRDHKRLLDGDRGPNTGGMGAISPTAVLPDDSVEKLTGEIFVPVLRELWSRGIHYTGFLYAGVMVDKSGVAHVLEFNCRLGDPETQVLLLRLQSDLLVAIDAAVNGKLSSVDLRWSKKVAACVVASSEGYPDNPITGREISGIFDSYQDAETVLFQAGTRTDEKGNLVTNGGRVLCVSALGSDLDQALQRVYNGMNRVKFEGMHFRRDIGKT